DNA sequence from the Pedobacter schmidteae genome:
AAGGTGTTACCAACGATTATGCAAGTACCGCAGACTCTGAAGTAGTTGTAATTACATCGGGACTACCCCGCAAACCGGGTATGACCCGAGAAGAATTAATCGGAACAAATGCAAACATCGTAAAAGGTGTAACTGAGAATATTTTAAAGTACTCACCAAACACCATTATCATTGTGGTTTCTAATCCAATGGACACCATGAATTACCTAACCTTAAAAACCTCAGGACTACCTAAAAACCGCATCCTGGGTATGGGTGGTGCATTGGATTCTTCCAGATTTAAATATTACCTAAGCCAGGAGCTAGGCTGCTCGCCGGCCGATCTGAATGCCGTAGTTATTGGCGGACATGGCGACACTACCATGATCCCATTGATCAATCATGCTACATGGAACAGTATTCCAGTTACACAGCTACTAAGCAAAGAACAGCAGGAAAAAGTTGTAAAAGCAACCATGGTTGGCGGAGCTACCCTAACCGGATTAATTGGTACATCAGCCTGGTATGCACCAGGTGCTGGAACTGCCGCAATGGTGGAAAGCATTGTAAGAGACGAGAAGAAACTAATCTCTTCCGGAGTTTACCTGGATGGTGAGTATGGCCAAAAAGACATATCATTGGTTGTTCCGGTTATTATCGGCAAAAATGGCGCTGAAAAGATCCTTGATTTCAAATTAAGCGACGAGGAACAAACGGCCTTCAACAAAAGTGCTGATGCTGTACGCAGCATGAATTCCGTATTAACAGACATGAATCTGGTTTAAGATAACAAAAGGCATATATATCATAAATGAGAACAATTGCTGTTCCACTGACATTAATCAATTTACAAGATGACGGTTTCCACCTTTTGGTGGAAATTGTTGTTTTTGGGCAAAAACTGCTGGCCGTAGTAGATACCGGGGCCTCCAGATGTGTTTTTGACAAAACTTTTATCGAAGCACATATCAAAGGGTTGGAAAATACTGAAGAAATGCACGCTACCACACTCTTCACTACTTCCAGCACCCTTCAGGCAACTATCTCTAAAGTAAAAATAGGCAGGCTTACACTAAATGATTACGAGACTGTAGCACTCGATCTTGAAGCCGTAAATCAAGCGTATGAAGGATTAGGACACCCGCCAATCCGTGCTATTATTGGTGGCGATCTGTTGCTGAAATATCATGCAACCATCAATTATAAAAAAATGAAGATGTTTTTGTATCAGTAAGGCCGATCAACTAAGTACCCTCAAAAAAACACAATCATGAAGTAACTCCCAACTACAAAACAGGGCCGATGATTGTATCACCGGCCCTGTTTATATTACTTAAAGTAAAAATTATCTTCTCAGAAAGCGCATAGGAAAATTTTGTCCTTCTTCAGGACAAAGGTTTCCAGCGATTGAAGAGAATGGTCATTTTTACCCGTTATTTTTACTAAGCATCAATTTTCGCATATTTTGCATTACGTTCAATAAACTCCCTCCGTGGTGCTACCTCATCTCCCATCAACATAGAGAAAGTATGATCACATTCTGCAGCATTCTCAATAGTCGCCTGCATCAATGTACGTGTAGATGGGTTCAAAGTAGTATCCCAAAGCTGCTCTGCATTCATCTCACCCAAACCTTTATAGCGCTGAATGTGTACACTTTCTTCTTTACCGGCACCTTTTAAACGTTGTACGGCAGCATCACGTTGCTGATCGTTCCAGCAATATTCAAACTCCTTACCTTTTTTAACCTGGTACAAAGGTGGAGCTGCAATGTAAACGTAGCCTGCCTCAATAAGTGCCTTCATATATCTGAAGAAGAAGGTCAGAATCAACGTAGTAATGTGAGATCCGTCAATATCAGCATCCGTCATGATCACAATTTTGTGGTAACGTAGCTTGGTTAAATTCAATGCTTTATCATCTTCAGGTGTTCCAATACTTACCCCCAAAGCTGTAAACATATTTTTGATCTCGTCATTTTCGTAGATCTTATGCTCCATTGCTTTCTCCACATTCAGGATCTTACCCTTTAAAGGAAGTATAGCCTGAAAATTACGGTCGCGTCCTTGTTTGGCAGTACCACCTGCCGAGTCTCCCTCCACCAGGTACAACTCGCATTTTTCCGGATCGCTATCAGAACAATCGGCCAGCTTACCAGGTAAGCCGGAGCCGCCCATTACACTTTTACGTTGAACCATTTCCCGGGCTTTGCGCGCCGCAGCACGGGCTGTCGCAGCAAGGATAACCTTGTTAACGATCATTTTTGCCTCTTTAGGATATTCTTCCAGATAAATACCTAAGGCTTCACCAACGGCAACATCCACGGCACCCATTACCTCCGAGTTGCCCAGCTTGGTTTTGGTTTGCCCTTCAAACTGAGGTTCCTGAACCTTAACCGAAACTACGGCAGTCAAACCTTCCCTGAAGTCATCACCAGTAATCTCGAACTTAACATTTTTAAGCAACCCAGACTTATCGGCATAGGCCTTTAATGTCCTGGTCAGACCTCTTCTAAAACCAGCAATATGTGTTCCTCCTTCGTGCGTATTGATATTGTTTACATAAGAATGCACATTTTCGGAATAACTATCATTGTACTGCAGGGCCAGCTCAACAGGAATTCCATTTTTAATACCTTCCACATAAATTGGCTCCGGTATCAAAGAAGGCCGTGTTCCATCTAAAAACTGAACAAACTCTTTCAATCCACCTTCTGAATGGAATAGTTCAGAAAGATACTCTCCGTTTTCCAGAGTTTCACGCTCATCGGTAAGGGTAAGCTTAATGCCTTTGTTAAGAAAAGCAAGCTCTCTTAGCCTCGAGGCCAGAGTATCGTAACGATATTCCGTTGTTTGGGTAAAAATTGTCGGATCCGGAGAAAAAGTTACAATCGTTCCACGCTTATCTGTATCACCAATAGATTTCACATCATAAAGCGGTTTACCAATATTATACTCCTGTACCCAGATCTTTCCTTCGCGGTGTACTTCTGCTTTGAGGTGGGTAGACAAAGCGTTTACGCAACTTACCCCCACACCGTGCAAACCTCCGGATACCTTATAGGTATCTTTGTCAAATTTACCACCGGCGTGCAGTACCGTCATTACAATCTCTAATGCCGACTTTTGCTCTTTGGTGTTGATCCCCGTTGGGATACCACGTCCGTTATCTTCAACCCGTATTGAGTTACCTTTTAAAATATTTACATGAATGGTATCAGCATGTCCTGCCAATGCCTCATCAATTGAGTTGTCTACTACCTCATACACAAGGTGATGTAAACCTTTAATTCCGGTATCGCCTATATACATCGAAGGGCGCTTTCGCACCGCTTCCAATCCTTCTAATACCTGTATATTATCTGCCGAATAATTTGACTTTGGATCTTTTTCTTCGCTCATATTTTTTGTTAAAACAATAAGATTCAAATTTAACCAATTATGGTCAATTTAAGGCAAATGTGGATAACTATTAGGCTTGGAAAATTATATTTTTTATCTAAGTTTGCTAAAGTTACCCCAAGGTGACCAAAGCTCAATTTATAAGGATGAAAAAAACAACATTAGGCGGCATTGCCACCGCAGTAGCCATCGTTTCTGTGATGGCATCTTGCCAGAATAAAGAAGACAAAGGCGCTACGGTTAAAAAAACAGATTCGACGACAGTTTCAAGCAGTGAAAAAATTGTTTATGTAAACTCCGATTCCCTGTTAACAAAATACCAGTATTTTAAAGATCTTAAAGTAAAATTAGAAGCGAAATCTAAAACCGCTCAAACAGATCTGGCTTCAAAACAACAAGCATTTCAACGCGAAGTTGCCCAGTATCAGCAACAGGCTAATACATTGCCAGCAGATCAACGCGCTTCAACTGAAGAAAGATTAGCACGTAAGCAACAGGAACTACAGGCTTATACTCAAAATGCCGGTGCTGCAATCCAAAATGAGCAGGCTGCAGAAAACGAAAAACTGTACGACAAAGTAGCTGATTATTTGAAAGATTACGCTAAAAAGAAAGGTTATAAAATGGTACTGGGTTACTCAAAAGGTAACGGTACAATATTATTTGCTGATGAGAGCCTGGACGTAACCAGCGAAGTGATCGTTGGACTAAATGAAGCTTACAAAAAATAATATATTTTTTTAATACAAAATTGAAATGCTCCGGGTAATCGGGGCATTTTTTTTGTGCAATATCAAGCTATGATAAAGAAAACAAATCAACACCAAAAGTTTATGGAATTGGCCATACAGCTTTCAGCACAAAATGTACTGGAGGGTTTAGGGGGTCCCTTTGGAGCTGTAGTAGTAAAGGATGGAAAAATTGTAGCAAAAAGCGCAAACAAAGTAACCTCAACAAACGACCCTACTGCACATGCTGAAGTATCGGCCATACGAATGGCCTGTAAAAAACTAAAAACATTTGACCTCAGTGGCTGTATCATTTACACCAGCTGCGAGCCCTGTCCTATGTGTCTTGGCGCAGTGTACTGGGCAAAAATAGATAGCATCTACTACGCAAATACGAAACAAGATGCCGAGGATATTGGCTTTAGCGACAAATTCATATACGATGAGCTAGAAAAACCATTGAGCAAACGCCAGCTCCCTATCAGACAAATGATGAGAGATGAAGCTCTTCAGGCTTTTAAATTGTGGGACGAAAGTGCCATGCGGACCGACTACTAAGCCTTTCAACTTTACATCAACTCCTAGTTAATACAGGAATAAAAACCTATTTTTAATCTGATGATGAGCTATGAAGAAAACATAAGAATTGAGTTTGAATTCTGGAAAATGGAAATGATGAAAAAGCCTTCATTTCTAAATAAAACCACTCAAAGGATTCAGAAAAAAATCAACAGCTATATTCCCGACAAAGTCCACGAGGCTATCACAACAGCAATGAAGGGGATGATAAAAACAGTACTATATGGTTCTACCCATACCACCACTGCCATTTCTTCCAGGGAGATGAGCCTGATTCACCGGGAAGCTCTTATACGTCAAAAGATTGACGGCTATTGCAAAACCGGTGCGGTTGAAGGCGGGATAACCGGTGCTGGTGGTTTTTTAATGAGTGTCGCCGATTTCCCCATCTTAATTGGCATTAAAATAAAAATGCTTTTCGAAATTGCTGCCCTTTATGGTTTTGATATAAAAGACTATCGGGAGCGCCTGTATATTTTGTACATATTTCAGTTGGCTTTTTCAAGTCAACAGGGTACAACAAAAATATTTTTGCATATTAGAGACTGGGAAAACAAACTTCAAACACTTCCCGAAAATCCAGAAAACTTTGACTGGTTAACCTTCCAGCAGGAATACAGGGACTACATTGATCTAGCCAAATTAGCCCAGTTACTGCCTGTAGTAGGGGCAGCAGTTGGTGTTGTGGTCAATTATCAATTGATCAAAAAACTAGGTAAAACAGCAATGCAGGCTTATCGGTTACGATTGCTGGACAACGATAAATTATTGACCTAGTCTTGCTCCTCAAACATTCCTCCAATCAGATCATCTGTTTCCCGTCTGTCTTTCTTAGTCGGTCTGCCTGTACCACGGTCTCTTTTTAAAGTCGGTGCATGAAATACCGATTTATAGGCATGCGTTTCCTCCTCCGGCGTAATGTCTTTGTATTTGGTAACGGCAATCTTTGATTCAACTCTGTTATAAAGCAGTTCAACAACCTCAATTACT
Encoded proteins:
- a CDS encoding EcsC family protein, whose product is MMSYEENIRIEFEFWKMEMMKKPSFLNKTTQRIQKKINSYIPDKVHEAITTAMKGMIKTVLYGSTHTTTAISSREMSLIHREALIRQKIDGYCKTGAVEGGITGAGGFLMSVADFPILIGIKIKMLFEIAALYGFDIKDYRERLYILYIFQLAFSSQQGTTKIFLHIRDWENKLQTLPENPENFDWLTFQQEYRDYIDLAKLAQLLPVVGAAVGVVVNYQLIKKLGKTAMQAYRLRLLDNDKLLT
- a CDS encoding OmpH family outer membrane protein — translated: MKKTTLGGIATAVAIVSVMASCQNKEDKGATVKKTDSTTVSSSEKIVYVNSDSLLTKYQYFKDLKVKLEAKSKTAQTDLASKQQAFQREVAQYQQQANTLPADQRASTEERLARKQQELQAYTQNAGAAIQNEQAAENEKLYDKVADYLKDYAKKKGYKMVLGYSKGNGTILFADESLDVTSEVIVGLNEAYKK
- the gyrB gene encoding DNA topoisomerase (ATP-hydrolyzing) subunit B, with amino-acid sequence MSEEKDPKSNYSADNIQVLEGLEAVRKRPSMYIGDTGIKGLHHLVYEVVDNSIDEALAGHADTIHVNILKGNSIRVEDNGRGIPTGINTKEQKSALEIVMTVLHAGGKFDKDTYKVSGGLHGVGVSCVNALSTHLKAEVHREGKIWVQEYNIGKPLYDVKSIGDTDKRGTIVTFSPDPTIFTQTTEYRYDTLASRLRELAFLNKGIKLTLTDERETLENGEYLSELFHSEGGLKEFVQFLDGTRPSLIPEPIYVEGIKNGIPVELALQYNDSYSENVHSYVNNINTHEGGTHIAGFRRGLTRTLKAYADKSGLLKNVKFEITGDDFREGLTAVVSVKVQEPQFEGQTKTKLGNSEVMGAVDVAVGEALGIYLEEYPKEAKMIVNKVILAATARAAARKAREMVQRKSVMGGSGLPGKLADCSDSDPEKCELYLVEGDSAGGTAKQGRDRNFQAILPLKGKILNVEKAMEHKIYENDEIKNMFTALGVSIGTPEDDKALNLTKLRYHKIVIMTDADIDGSHITTLILTFFFRYMKALIEAGYVYIAAPPLYQVKKGKEFEYCWNDQQRDAAVQRLKGAGKEESVHIQRYKGLGEMNAEQLWDTTLNPSTRTLMQATIENAAECDHTFSMLMGDEVAPRREFIERNAKYAKIDA
- a CDS encoding nucleoside deaminase, encoding MIKKTNQHQKFMELAIQLSAQNVLEGLGGPFGAVVVKDGKIVAKSANKVTSTNDPTAHAEVSAIRMACKKLKTFDLSGCIIYTSCEPCPMCLGAVYWAKIDSIYYANTKQDAEDIGFSDKFIYDELEKPLSKRQLPIRQMMRDEALQAFKLWDESAMRTDY
- a CDS encoding retropepsin-like aspartic protease, producing the protein MRTIAVPLTLINLQDDGFHLLVEIVVFGQKLLAVVDTGASRCVFDKTFIEAHIKGLENTEEMHATTLFTTSSTLQATISKVKIGRLTLNDYETVALDLEAVNQAYEGLGHPPIRAIIGGDLLLKYHATINYKKMKMFLYQ
- a CDS encoding RNA-binding S4 domain-containing protein produces the protein MSEQEKLRIDKYLWAIRLFKTRSLATEACKAGRVKLNGQNLKPSAIVKPGDVYQVSKGIEKKVIEVVELLYNRVESKIAVTKYKDITPEEETHAYKSVFHAPTLKRDRGTGRPTKKDRRETDDLIGGMFEEQD
- the mdh gene encoding malate dehydrogenase, whose protein sequence is MKITVVGAGAVGATCADNIARKELAEELILLDIKEGFAEGKSIDMMQTSALLGFDTKIKGVTNDYASTADSEVVVITSGLPRKPGMTREELIGTNANIVKGVTENILKYSPNTIIIVVSNPMDTMNYLTLKTSGLPKNRILGMGGALDSSRFKYYLSQELGCSPADLNAVVIGGHGDTTMIPLINHATWNSIPVTQLLSKEQQEKVVKATMVGGATLTGLIGTSAWYAPGAGTAAMVESIVRDEKKLISSGVYLDGEYGQKDISLVVPVIIGKNGAEKILDFKLSDEEQTAFNKSADAVRSMNSVLTDMNLV